A genomic region of Scomber japonicus isolate fScoJap1 chromosome 5, fScoJap1.pri, whole genome shotgun sequence contains the following coding sequences:
- the LOC128358988 gene encoding troponin I, fast skeletal muscle-like produces the protein MSDGKKMTSSRKHHLKSLMLQIAAGWIEEEKKELVAAKEAYMAETCPKPDLHGDQAALMEICKKIGQALDKIDEARYDCESKVKKSDKEIEDLKLKVVELAGVKKPALKKVRMSADAMLQALLGGKHKVTMDLRSNLKQVKKEVKEESTEQVGDWRKNIEDKADRKKMFETS, from the exons ATGTCTGA CGGAAAGAAAATGACCTCCAGCCGGAAGCATCATCTGAAG AGTTTGATGCTTCAGATCGCCGCCGGCTGGAtcgaggaggagaagaaagaactGGTGGCAGCGAAGGAAGCTTACATGGCTGAGACCTGCCCCAAACCCGACCTCCACGGAGACCAGGCCGCACTCATG GAAATCTGCAAGAAGATCGGTCAAGCTCTCGACAAGATCGATGAGGCGAGGTACGACTGTGAGTCCAAAGTGAAGAAGAGCGACAAAGAG ATTGAGGATCTGAAGCTGAAGGTTGTTGAGTTGGCCGGAGTGAAGAAGCCGGCTCTGAAGAAGGTCCGTATGTCAGCTGACGCCATGCTGCAGGCTCTGCTGGGTGGAAAACACAAAGTCACCATGGATCTGAGGTCCAACCTGAAGCAGGTCAAGAAGGAGGTCAAAGAGGAG TCGACAGAGCAAGTGGGCGACTGGCGTAAGAACATTGAGGATAAGGCTGACAGGAAGAAGATGTTTGAGACTTCCTAA